The Clostridia bacterium region CACATCACTCTTTTTCTGTAGCCTTTTAAGGCAACTTATATAAAGTTTAGCTTCTGTCAGTATGTGTTCTATCAGCAGTGGATAATTTACAGTAAAGACCTTGCATTTAAGTACATTTGAAAGCAAATCTTCTTTGAACCTTGCTATACAGCAAGCTGCATGTATAGCCTTTTCATTCAACATTTCTACTTTTTTAATCATTGTAAATGAATCAGGACATCCTCCGCCTGTATCAAGGGAAAGCTCCATACTGGTAGCGGTCATATCTATAGGGATACCTGTATAAAATTGTGTAGCCTGTTCTGCATTACATGTATATTTTGTCACTATCTCTCCTGACTTCTTTACCTGTTTGCTTATGTTACCCTCCGTCAAATTGATTGTCTCTATCAAAAGACAGTTCAAATTGCCTCTCAAAAAACAGGCCTGTTGAGCTAAATCGAAATTTTTAGGTGGAAATGATACTTCTAAAAATAGCGCATGTTCCTTTAGTATTCTCAAAAAGAAGAGATTGAGCTCTAAAGACTTGCTCACAAATTCTCTATTTGAAAGCACGGTATTCACCTCCTATTTTATTGGATATTGCTCTAAATTACTAATAATATATTATTCGGGATAAACATGTTATGTGAAGATTT contains the following coding sequences:
- a CDS encoding DUF2935 domain-containing protein, encoding MLSNREFVSKSLELNLFFLRILKEHALFLEVSFPPKNFDLAQQACFLRGNLNCLLIETINLTEGNISKQVKKSGEIVTKYTCNAEQATQFYTGIPIDMTATSMELSLDTGGGCPDSFTMIKKVEMLNEKAIHAACCIARFKEDLLSNVLKCKVFTVNYPLLIEHILTEAKLYISCLKRLQKKSDVDLTQQLIKQEVFWNRIMAEHSKFIRGLLDPSEESLFKIADNFGNEFDKLTEKAKCIEDRLYLLPKLTYKTIKSVEDIRNFKESATQGLLNCKIKSTILPLLGDHVLREANHYLRLLKSYKFKKR